DNA from Elaeis guineensis isolate ETL-2024a chromosome 2, EG11, whole genome shotgun sequence:
aggaggaaagggagggagaaggagggaggagggaTGTCGGCAATGGAGATAGAGAAGGGGAGAAATCAAAAAGGAGGGAGATAAGGATGAGGGTTGTTTGgtcattttataaaatgatgGTTTCATTTGATGGTCATGTGATATCATTATGTTAGCACAGATAAAAGGTAGAACCACTTTGGAACATTTCAAAAACCTGAAAGATTAGTTGGATACTTTTTAAAGTCAAGGGGGTGTAAGTGAAATTGGACGAAACTTAAAGAGTATTCTtataatttaccaaaaaaaaaaagcaagtgaAGAAAGTGGGTCATTTCAAAGTAGGGAAGGAAACTAGATGGAATCTATATGTCCTAATCTTTCACATGATTAAACCAGGTTTGCACATCCAGATAGATGTTTCAGTAAAGGTTTAACCACTAACTTATTCCTTACCGAATGAGGCAAGTGACATATTGTACTGTTTTCTGTAAAAACTTAAGCCTCTTCTCTGTAAATTAATATCATACATAACAAGCTTACTCTTTTATAGGTCTCCTCTTGGATAAGTAATGTTTAAATTATATAAACATCTATAAATTAGTTATAAGTTGTTTTCAAAGGCTCATATCTATAAACAAGCTTACTGGCATTAGTGCTTTGAGCTGGCTATGGTCTGTTATTGATTACCAACACTAAGCAGGTCCCAATAGACCAATGTCACTGATCCAGTATCTCAAACTCATGAACAACCCATAGCATGACCACTCAACTGAGCTAACCCGACACACTCGCATAATTACTGACCTGAAACACCTATTGATCTTGCTGTTGGTTGTAGATCTTATCCCTCAGTTTCATGCAAAATAGCAAAATCTCCAACATCTTACCCAAATCCAATAACATTCCATGATAACATCATGATTAACCATATAGTTGTTTTTAAGATCCAGTCTCTTTAAAAGCTCTCTTACTACCCACATTAAAGCACTTCATAGTGCTGGGAAATGGAGTAACTGCACATACAGGCAATAAGAGCTAATCCCATTCTCCTTTCATCAGCAAAAAGGCATAATCATTCTGAACATCCTCATGAAAATCTCTGCCACCAAGTTCATTATCATGCTGCAGCACCCTTGACAGTCATACCCTATGAAAGGGCATCGCTCCATCCAATGGCCACCCAACACACATCCTCCAAAAAACCATCATGATGGCAGTCATCAAGTCAGAATTAGTAGACCAACATGTCACCTCACTTAAAAAGCAGTGGGCCACCCATCCCTTGTTCTTAAAGCATCAtgtcaaaagaatgatgggattcCCATGCTGTAAGCACTGGTTTCATTTGTATATTGCTTTTTCACAAATGAAACACCtgtaaaaaaaaacaaagaagaagcaaaatttgTCCAAATATCTTCTAGCATATCAACTCCCTTCTAGTTGCTATGCAGCAAGCCATGCCTGACCAAAACACCCTTAATGAAATCATCCACTTTCCACCGTTACAAAGTCCACATGAACTTTACAGGTCTAACACACTTCCTAGTCCCTATAAACTTTAGAGAGCTCCTTGGAGCAAGCTTTGAAGATGGTTTCAGTTTCAGTTTTGGTGGGACTTTTGAAGTCCAGTTTTAAGTTTTGGCTGTCCTAACAATTTCACTGAAGTTTCAAAGTTTGGATCATAAAACCTGGAgaagaatttaaaattttgaaagaatgaAGAGAAATACAAGGACAAAAAATTGCTACATAACATTTCGATGTTTTGTGATGGGCGGGTTCATATCTCTGTCTTTTCCTAAAGCACCGACACTTTGCACCATATTTTCTACAAAAAACATATACATTATCTATTTCTTTAATGTAAGCTGttcaataatttataatattcAACAATTTTAAAGCTTTTGAATACTTGGTTGTGACTGACTTCATCATGCTCAATTCAGACatttctttatcatttttttttaaaaacagcTTGTTGACTGTTTAATTAAATGAATGTAATTACAGAATGTCATATCTTATTTTATATAAGAAAAAAGTCATTACCATGTATAATGGTGACTTATGCTTTAGTTTTAAAGTAGTGTATTAAGGGTCCTTTTGGATGCCTCGGCCCATCAATTGTTAGGTCTCTCATCAATTGATAGTAGACCTGTTCAACAGGCAGGCTAGGCCGAGTTCCTGCCCAGCTCAGTCCAAGATATAACTAAAATTTACCAGGGTCAGGCTTAGCACGGCCTAGCCTTCAGCCCTACTTTCAAGGCCCGAGTTTGATACTTACTCGGGCTTCAAGCTTCAGGCTATGCCTCGGGCTTCCtgaatttatcttttcttttgttttttttcttttctttttttgacaaAAAGCATCCATTTCTTTAAGATTTTAGAACATACATCCACTTCCTTTGCTTCATTTCTACAAACAAATCACCACCAGTTCACATCCCAAGCAACCCAGAAGGCAAAGAAAAGGGAAAATTACATAGAAAGAGGCACAGCATCAATTGGGGAAGGATATCAAGACTCTCGACATAGATCTGGTGGCCAAGTTGGATATCCTGGGGCATAATGGTGACACGCTTGGCATGGACGGTGCAAAGGTTGGTGTCCTCGAAAAGAAAAACAAGGTAGGCCTCATCGACCTCTCAAAGGGTGCCAGCAGAGAGCTTTGGAGGTGGAGGGGTGATCTCATGGGTACGGCACTAGAAAGGGAGCTTGTGGATGAGGAGCTCCATGTTCCCCTTGTACTTCAAGATCTCTGCCACCATGTCCAGGCAAAAGCAGTGGGGGCCAATTTCTAGTGTGGAAGGGGAGCTTTGCACCACCGATGGCTGAGGCCGCCTCCACCACCAGCagcttttttttctttgtatatgTGTGTTGGCGGGTGGGACGAGGGGGTTGCCATCAGTCAACTTCCTAGACGTCATCATCTCCTATGAGAGCAAAAGTCAAGGATTTGAAACAAGGGATTATGGGTTCGGAGAATGGACTAAATATTTATATAGAATCCAGGATGGGCTGCCCTCAAGCCGAGCTAACCTAAACTCGAGTCTGGTCCATGTAACAGGAAGGCTCATATTTCAAGCTTGGCCCAGCCCATTGGGCTTAAAATTTAGGCCTAGGCCCATCCAAAATGCTTCAGGCTTGAGCAGGCCAAGCAGGATGTCAGCCCATCAAcacaacaaatatttttttaaagaaaaacatCTATGCTAGATTTGCTCAGGTTCAAATGAAACTAGCAGAACAAAACTAGAAAACATGCCATTTTCGGCCAAAATTGCATCCCCACagcaccccccccccccacaccccccccaccaaaaaaaaaggtGGGGATTAGTTAGTTCATGTCTAGGCTTTGTCCCCATCATAAACCCTAGCTAGCACACGATTACCATTTCTCACCCATGATTCCTCACCACCCCAACAAACACGTGCATAAACACATGATGTTTCCAAAATCTACTGCATGTCTTCTTGGTTAGAATTGTGTTCTACATGTTCTACATCGTTCTTACATACAACTCATTGATTAAAAGGATGAAGACAATATGAAaaggaaaagcaaaaaaaaaaaaatccctgctTATCCAATGCATACACTGCCCCTCCAAATCAATACATCAGGTATTTGGCAGCTTTATGGATAACAACTATGTGAGACAGGTTGAAGCTCCATCACTGTTTCATTACTATTTCACATTGGACTGCGACTTACCCCTTCTCTTGGTCATAGAATGCAATCAAACTTTCATGATATACCTCAGTTAGCAGCTAGAGTGTAGATAAGCATCTGAACATTTCTACAACTACCTAAACATTTTAATATATTAAGCTTATCAAAGTAATTAGTAATAATTAATAGTTTCTTAAACTATCATAGACATGAAAAACAACTTACACAGGAGCTgcataatgatataaataaaagTTTCAGCAAAGAAAtagaaagcaaaagaaaagtccactCCATTAACACATGTCATCACAAGTGAAAGAAATCAAACACACCTGTCCTCAGCATCAGTGAAAAGCACACGATTGGCAACAGCCGGCATGGGAGGCTTATGAGGAAATAGTGCTAAATTAAACAGAGGAAAAAACTTCTGTGCTAATCTGGCAATATCCAGTGGAACAAgagcaactgattgcttcatgGTACTTTCTACAAGTGTAGCAGCCAATGACTTTTTAGGCTGTACTTGAGCAGGTGATGGTGAAGCTGTCTTTGAAGACGTGGTAGTAGCTCTCCCGAGGTGATCATTATTTGTTTCACTATGAGAGGCAAACATGGGCAGTGGAAAAAGAGGTACTCTTTTCAAGTGACTTTTGTCAGTTGCATCTTGCACATGATTTTGTCTATACCTCAGAACAGCTGCCAAATCAATCATCAATTATATGAAAGATTTAAAATGCCAGTTGTGAACAAGCTATACAGATGTACACAAGTATATTTGATCACTTACCCTCTGAAACATCAGTCATGTAACTCTTAGCCAACCGAAGTGGAGCAACATCAAGAACTGATAGCACCAGGTTATCAAGTAAAGGTGTCCAATTAGAAAATTCAGGAATTTGATGAAAATCAGCATGCAGTGATGAACAAAGATTTGAAGGCTGAAAGCAAGAGCGAGGATAAGGAACTTTTCTACAGGCTAATGCTTCTTCATGTCTATCAACCATCTCCATAATCATCTTTCGGACCTGAAATGCAACTTGTTGACGCGATGGATCAAGAACACAAACAGAGAAGACCTGAATAAGAAGTTGAACATGCTCATGTATTAAGCAGTACAGCTGGCCTATTTGCTCAGATGTAAAACCATTAACTAAGTCAGCTCCAGAAAATGATGGTGGGCAATGAGTAAAGCTTTGAGGAGAGGAGAACTGCCACCCAGAGGGTGGGAAAGGAGCTACTTGTGCATTTGAGACAAATGGCAATATAGTGCGTAATGGCATCTTTGCCTGCCCCAAAGAATAGTTTTTGTTTTCGGCAGACTCCCTTAGACGTTTCTTGTGTCTGGTTTCTGGTCTATCTTCTTCTTGCTTGTCACTCAACCCTCTGTTATTATCAGTACTTTCATCAACATCACTTTCTAGTGCCTCCTCAAGTTCAATCTCAAAGTCAGCATcattctcttcatcttcctctaCATTTTCATGCTCCTGTCCTGTCTGTTTATTATCAGCTCCTTCCAGCAGAACAGCAGCAAGAAACTTGTGGTATTCTTCTTCATCATCAGGATTTTGcatgtcatcatcatcatcagattccTGAAGGAATGCCTCAAGTTCTTCAAGTGTATAATGTGCAAGGGAATGGTGAGCTCTCGTGCGCTTGCAGATGGCATCCTCATCATCTATCTCGACAATGGGATCCTGGAAATTTCTTGGATTTAAAGAACCTGTAGTCTGCTCCAGAAACTCTTCTTTTGTCAAATCAGCAGCATCACTTCCATCTCTACAGAGCAGTTCCTTAATGCATCCTCCATCACAAGTCAAACCTCCTCCCTGCTCAGTGGAAGTAGTTAGTTCTCTTGTGGTTGGTTTTTCTGAAATGGACTCTTTTCCATAAGAATCTTCTGATGCAAGTCTAGTTTGCATCACAGTCTCCTCATCTTCATTTCCAGAATCTGTGCTACAACAGACTATCTCCATATTTGCCCTCGATGATGTAGTAGCATCCTTGTGTTGCGACCTCTGTAGAATTttgtcaaccttactaattagaCCTTCATTGTCTGAACTCAAACCAGATGATGCTTCTGACAGGGTTTCCCCTTTCAGAAAGGGGTTGAAGTCTATATCCTCTTCTTCCTCATCATCCTCTACTTCCATGTTCAACTCACTGCTTGCAGAT
Protein-coding regions in this window:
- the LOC105033506 gene encoding uncharacterized protein isoform X10 — its product is MEVEDDEEEEDIDFNPFLKGETLSEASSGLSSDNEGLISKVDKILQRSQHKDATTSSRANMEIVCCSTDSGNEDEETVMQTRLASEDSYGKESISEKPTTRELTTSTEQGGGLTCDGGCIKELLCRDGSDAADLTKEEFLEQTTGSLNPRNFQDPIVEIDDEDAICKRTRAHHSLAHYTLEELEAFLQESDDDDDMQNPDDEEEYHKFLAAVLLEGADNKQTGQEHENVEEDEENDADFEIELEEALESDVDESTDNNRGLSDKQEEDRPETRHKKRLRESAENKNYSLGQAKMPLRTILPFVSNAQVAPFPPSGWQFSSPQSFTHCPPSFSGADLVNGFTSEQIGQLYCLIHEHVQLLIQVFSVCVLDPSRQQVAFQVRKMIMEMVDRHEEALACRKVPYPRSCFQPSNLCSSLHADFHQIPEFSNWTPLLDNLVLSVLDVAPLRLAKSYMTDVSEAVLRYRQNHVQDATDKSHLKRVPLFPLPMFASHSETNNDHLGRATTTSSKTASPSPAQVQPKKSLAATLVESTMKQSVALVPLDIARLAQKFFPLFNLALFPHKPPMPAVANRVLFTDAEDRLLAMGLMEYNNDWGAIHQHFLPCKTKHQIFVRQKNRSSSKAPENPIKAVRRMKTSPLTTDEKSQINEGLKLFKHDWLSIWKFFVPHRDPSLLPRQWRIATGTQKSYKKSEDDKEKRRLYEAKRRKIKASMTDKEVTSELEVDNGANSADDMDNEDEAFVHEAFLADSEHKFEASRQESEAGHELVTSSKPSSSKGGACECRGDFHDESLPEIVMEQEELSDSDEESEQVEFECEEMDDSEEDELDATQPSETPNKGIRAFAPVGEKIQADHKFNQCQSRSLTQGSVDKGKNYASPVQTCPGSCHDKLSRLKPKDGSAKRERSCRSSPNVSHSHLGRTSKARNSKNSKTTQRPHSQAVNEHETVASRKPRKRSVLN
- the LOC105033506 gene encoding uncharacterized protein isoform X9 → MEVEDDEEEEDIDFNPFLKGETLSEASSGLSSDNEGLISKVDKILQRSQHKDATTSSRANMEIVCCSTDSGNEDEETVMQTRLASEDSYGKESISEKPTTRELTTSTEQGGGLTCDGGCIKELLCRDGSDAADLTKEEFLEQTTGSLNPRNFQDPIVEIDDEDAICKRTRAHHSLAHYTLEELEAFLQESDDDDDMQNPDDEEEYHKFLAAVLLEGADNKQTGQEHENVEEDEENDADFEIELEEALESDVDESTDNNRGLSDKQEEDRPETRHKKRLRESAENKNYSLGQAKMPLRTILPFVSNAQVAPFPPSGWQFSSPQSFTHCPPSFSGADLVNGFTSEQIGQLYCLIHEHVQLLIQVFSVCVLDPSRQQVAFQVRKMIMEMVDRHEEALACRKVPYPRSCFQPSNLCSSLHADFHQIPEFSNWTPLLDNLVLSVLDVAPLRLAKSYMTDVSEAVLRYRQNHVQDATDKSHLKRVPLFPLPMFASHSETNNDHLGRATTTSSKTASPSPAQVQPKKSLAATLVESTMKQSVALVPLDIARLAQKFFPLFNLALFPHKPPMPAVANRVLFTDAEDRLLAMGLMEYNNDWGAIHQHFLPCKTKHQIFVRQKNRSSSKAPENPIKAVRRMKTSPLTTDEKSQINEGLKLFKHDWLSIWKFFVPHRDPSLLPRQWRIATGTQKSYKKSEDDKEKRRLYEAKRRKIKASMTDKEVTSELEVDNGANSADDMDNEDEAFVHEAFLADSERGSFNCISNDISFPNTNKNNVQPINMVLDEGTKSCENSAGGTDKFEASRQESEAGHELVTSSKPSSSKGGACECRGDFHDESLPEIVMEQEELSDSDEESEQVEFECEEMDDSEEDELDATQPSETPNKGIRAFAPVGEKIQADHKFNQCQSRSLTQGSVDKGKNYASPVQTCPGSCHDKLSRLKPKDGSAKRERSCRSSPNVSHSHLGRTSKARNSKNSKTTQRPHSQAVNEHETVASRKPRKRSVLN